The Nostoc sp. 'Lobaria pulmonaria (5183) cyanobiont' genome window below encodes:
- a CDS encoding superoxide dismutase yields the protein MAFVQPPLPFEKDALEPYGMKAETFEYHYGKHHKAYVDNLNKLTEGTELADKSLEEVIKTSFKDSSKVGIFNNAAQVWNHTFFWNSLKPQGGGTPTGELAAKIDKDFGSFDKFKEEFSNAATTQFGSGWSWLIDDGGTLKVIKTPNAENPLAHGQKALLTLDVWEHAYYIDYKNARPAFIKNFLENLANWDFAAENLAKA from the coding sequence ATGGCATTTGTACAGCCCCCACTACCCTTTGAAAAGGATGCTCTAGAGCCTTATGGCATGAAAGCTGAAACTTTCGAGTATCACTATGGCAAGCATCATAAAGCTTATGTAGACAACCTCAATAAGCTCACTGAAGGTACAGAACTTGCTGATAAGTCTCTGGAAGAGGTGATCAAAACTTCTTTTAAAGACTCTTCTAAGGTGGGAATATTTAACAACGCTGCCCAAGTTTGGAACCACACTTTCTTCTGGAATTCCTTGAAACCACAAGGTGGTGGCACACCCACAGGTGAACTTGCAGCCAAAATAGATAAAGATTTTGGTAGTTTTGACAAATTCAAGGAAGAGTTTTCTAACGCGGCTACAACTCAATTTGGCAGCGGGTGGTCTTGGCTGATCGATGATGGTGGTACGCTGAAAGTGATCAAAACACCAAATGCAGAAAACCCCCTAGCTCATGGTCAGAAGGCACTCCTAACCTTAGATGTTTGGGAACACGCCTATTACATTGACTATAAAAACGCCCGTCCAGCGTTCATCAAGAATTTCCTAGAAAACTTGGCCAACTGGGACTTTGCTGCTGAAAACTTAGCTAAAGCTTAA
- a CDS encoding bifunctional pantoate--beta-alanine ligase/(d)CMP kinase, with protein sequence MRLLTTVAALRCYLTKHCSENKLIAVTEDLRLDEMTARYQTAVGLVPTMGNLHQGHLSLIQRARHENSTVIVSIFVNPLQFAPNEDYQRYPRTLEQDQQLCEQAGVDAIFAPTPEEMAVPQKSIQESKVTQVIPPSAMITGLCGRSRQGHFQGVATIVTKLFNLVQPDRAYFGEKDGQQLAIIKRLVADLNLPVEIVACPTVREASGLAFSSRNQYLTATAKEQAAVLYRGLRRAEAAFIAGDRNSNKLIAVVQQEVAMVSTASVEYIELVEPTTLMSLEKVEEEGMLAIAARLGATRLIDNIILRDRQPIIAIDGPAGAGKSTVARQVAANLSLVYLDTGAMYRAVTWLVLQKKIAIDDECAIAELTNQCKIELTPTQDLQSSVRVWIDGTDVTQVIRTIEVTSQVSAIAAQSAVRQALVKQQQKWGKKGGLVAEGRDIGTHVFPDAEVKIFLTASVSERARRRQQDFNTQGQPEVSLEQLEHDIAERDWKDSTRKVSPLQKAADAIEVQTDGLAVSEVTAKIVNYYQQRLSQC encoded by the coding sequence GTGCGCCTGCTGACAACAGTCGCAGCTTTACGCTGCTATTTAACTAAACACTGCTCAGAAAACAAGCTGATTGCAGTTACTGAGGATCTGAGATTAGATGAGATGACTGCTCGGTATCAGACGGCAGTCGGTCTAGTGCCAACGATGGGAAATTTGCATCAAGGTCATTTAAGCTTAATCCAACGGGCGCGGCACGAAAATTCTACGGTGATTGTGAGTATTTTCGTCAATCCCCTGCAATTTGCTCCTAATGAGGATTATCAACGCTATCCTCGCACTTTAGAGCAAGACCAACAACTTTGCGAACAAGCTGGGGTAGATGCCATTTTTGCACCGACTCCGGAAGAAATGGCAGTTCCTCAGAAGAGTATACAAGAATCAAAGGTTACACAAGTTATCCCCCCATCTGCTATGATAACAGGCTTGTGTGGTCGTTCTCGGCAAGGTCACTTTCAGGGTGTCGCTACGATTGTTACCAAACTTTTCAACTTGGTACAGCCTGACCGTGCCTACTTTGGTGAAAAGGATGGTCAGCAACTAGCAATTATTAAACGCTTAGTAGCTGACTTAAATTTGCCAGTAGAGATTGTTGCTTGTCCAACAGTACGGGAAGCGTCGGGTCTTGCCTTCAGTTCTCGCAATCAATATTTGACTGCAACGGCAAAAGAGCAAGCAGCGGTGTTATATCGGGGCTTGCGACGAGCTGAAGCTGCATTCATTGCAGGCGATCGCAATAGTAACAAGTTGATAGCAGTGGTACAGCAAGAAGTGGCAATGGTCAGCACGGCCTCAGTGGAATATATTGAATTGGTTGAACCGACTACGTTGATGTCTTTAGAAAAAGTTGAGGAGGAAGGAATGTTGGCGATCGCAGCTCGTCTTGGTGCTACACGTTTGATTGACAATATCATATTGCGCGATCGTCAACCCATTATCGCTATTGATGGCCCAGCTGGTGCTGGAAAATCCACAGTGGCGCGGCAAGTGGCAGCAAACCTGAGTTTAGTGTATTTAGATACAGGAGCAATGTACCGTGCTGTCACTTGGTTAGTATTGCAAAAGAAGATTGCTATTGACGATGAGTGTGCGATCGCCGAATTAACTAACCAGTGTAAAATTGAACTTACTCCCACCCAGGATTTACAATCGTCCGTGCGGGTTTGGATTGATGGCACTGATGTTACCCAGGTAATTCGCACGATTGAGGTAACATCTCAAGTATCGGCGATCGCGGCACAAAGCGCTGTCCGTCAAGCACTGGTTAAACAACAGCAAAAATGGGGCAAAAAAGGTGGTTTAGTTGCTGAAGGTCGGGATATTGGTACTCACGTATTCCCCGATGCCGAAGTAAAAATCTTCTTAACCGCTTCTGTGAGTGAACGCGCCCGTCGCCGCCAGCAAGACTTTAACACCCAAGGTCAACCTGAAGTGAGTTTAGAGCAGCTGGAACACGATATTGCCGAACGTGACTGGAAAGATAGTACACGCAAAGTTTCTCCTTTGCAAAAAGCAGCAGATGCGATCGAAGTGCAAACTGATGGTTTAGCCGTGTCAGAAGTCACGGCAAAAATCGTTAACTATTACCAACAGCGTTTATCTCAGTGTTAA